A single genomic interval of Aureliella helgolandensis harbors:
- a CDS encoding glycosyltransferase: MIECKLFQGKPLAEKLRSLEELRKHTDKIIWIDNRDSAGNTEFEVLPLVDAYWKGQLYSDLEVYNRELICNRLHSDFFVRHYGIDDLQFTPGVPLPASPEERHKIELGWNVGFGNYLNLGSVEEMLKLYILKTAPLPRFIDACSPRDIDVHCRFRGGGEPVYQRHRADMRQRISDMPIESTSETPVPRKQFVQEMRRAKIVVSPFGWGEICYRDFEAVLNGACLVKPSVSHLSTWPNIFHEHESYVPVRWDLADLSDTIRELLDDSDRRLQIAQSAQATLQEVYSERGLANFTNLQSDRLTALIHKTTTDRSILPR, translated from the coding sequence ATGATCGAGTGCAAGCTCTTTCAAGGGAAACCGCTCGCAGAGAAACTTCGCTCTCTGGAGGAATTGCGAAAACACACGGACAAAATAATTTGGATTGACAATCGCGACAGCGCTGGCAATACCGAATTCGAAGTTCTCCCCTTGGTCGATGCCTATTGGAAAGGCCAACTCTATTCGGACTTAGAAGTCTACAACCGCGAATTGATCTGCAACCGTCTCCATTCCGATTTCTTCGTGCGGCATTATGGGATCGACGACCTTCAATTCACCCCCGGAGTACCGCTCCCGGCTTCCCCCGAAGAACGCCACAAAATAGAGCTCGGGTGGAACGTTGGTTTTGGGAACTACTTGAATCTGGGTAGTGTTGAAGAAATGCTAAAGCTCTACATTCTAAAAACCGCACCACTTCCAAGATTCATCGATGCATGCAGCCCTAGAGATATTGATGTGCATTGTCGTTTTAGAGGCGGTGGCGAACCAGTCTACCAACGACACCGTGCCGATATGCGGCAGCGCATAAGCGACATGCCGATTGAATCTACCAGTGAAACCCCAGTGCCGCGAAAGCAGTTTGTGCAAGAAATGCGGCGTGCTAAGATCGTCGTCAGCCCCTTTGGATGGGGTGAAATATGCTACCGCGATTTTGAAGCAGTACTCAATGGTGCCTGCTTGGTCAAACCCAGCGTGTCCCATCTTTCGACCTGGCCCAACATTTTTCATGAGCACGAATCCTACGTTCCCGTTCGATGGGATCTAGCCGATTTAAGCGATACCATACGCGAATTGCTCGACGATTCCGACCGCAGACTGCAGATTGCCCAATCTGCTCAAGCAACTCTGCAAGAGGTCTATAGCGAACGAGGGCTAGCGAATTTCACGAACCTTCAAAGTGATCGCCTCACTGCGTTGATTCACAAAACCACGACCGACCGGAGTATTCTCCCTAGATGA
- a CDS encoding O-antigen ligase family protein — MNLTALVWFACFVGLSLASLRRPIYASLANSMVFFASPAFWWFGGGMLRSMTLRWSLVSACVMIIANVIHWNSRRESTDASKRLLFLFGAIAINAFFVNAMLADYPPESSKVFDILWKGCLASALLLFSIRTEQDVELFLFSIVLGCGFVGYEVVFAGQGSIERGRLEGFSFPGAQGANGGSAVLSLGLPLAGYFIISMRNQFYAIASLLCAPLILETILRCNSRGAYLGLIAAGITILALARGAARKRAIILCTLGVVAVLTMAQNDAIWERFNSIFASEEERDGSASERLLYWKAALHMIGDYPLGSGGEAAFTSPRGVEYIRHFRPEFRSVHNGPLDIAAGWGIQGLLLLLTAIASSTWLAVRTAFHYSHAGDSNRALLGVVLLAVVVDQFVCAFFTSVLDGEWFLWLAVCCTAFAGIAMDPSNLEEELETPAEKGIP; from the coding sequence ATGAACTTGACCGCTCTTGTCTGGTTTGCTTGTTTCGTTGGGTTGTCGCTGGCTTCCTTACGACGCCCAATCTATGCATCTCTTGCCAACTCCATGGTCTTTTTTGCAAGTCCCGCCTTCTGGTGGTTTGGTGGAGGCATGCTGCGTTCGATGACTCTGCGTTGGAGCTTGGTATCCGCCTGCGTAATGATTATTGCCAACGTGATCCATTGGAATTCACGAAGAGAGTCGACCGATGCCTCCAAGCGCCTACTGTTCCTCTTCGGTGCAATTGCGATCAACGCCTTTTTCGTCAACGCGATGTTGGCAGATTACCCTCCCGAAAGCAGCAAAGTGTTCGACATTTTGTGGAAGGGCTGCTTGGCGTCCGCATTGTTGTTATTCAGTATACGAACGGAGCAGGATGTTGAGCTGTTTCTCTTCTCCATTGTCCTAGGCTGTGGCTTTGTCGGGTACGAAGTGGTTTTTGCGGGACAAGGTTCCATTGAACGAGGAAGACTTGAGGGATTTAGCTTTCCAGGTGCTCAGGGTGCAAATGGAGGATCTGCCGTACTATCGCTCGGTCTCCCCCTCGCCGGTTATTTTATTATTTCAATGCGAAATCAGTTCTACGCCATCGCATCACTCCTGTGTGCTCCTCTAATTCTTGAGACAATTCTGAGATGCAATAGCCGTGGAGCTTATCTGGGGCTGATCGCTGCAGGTATTACCATCTTAGCTTTGGCGCGGGGAGCGGCCCGCAAGCGTGCCATTATTCTATGCACACTTGGAGTAGTTGCCGTTCTAACCATGGCGCAGAACGATGCCATTTGGGAGCGTTTCAATTCCATCTTTGCATCCGAAGAAGAACGAGATGGTTCTGCTAGTGAGCGACTGCTCTATTGGAAGGCCGCCCTCCATATGATTGGCGATTATCCATTGGGATCTGGCGGAGAGGCGGCTTTCACAAGTCCACGCGGTGTAGAATACATCCGACATTTTCGCCCCGAATTCCGCTCCGTCCATAATGGTCCACTCGATATCGCTGCAGGCTGGGGAATCCAAGGCTTGCTACTGCTCCTAACTGCAATTGCAAGTAGTACGTGGCTAGCGGTACGAACTGCTTTTCATTACTCCCACGCGGGAGATTCCAATCGCGCTTTGCTGGGAGTCGTATTGCTAGCGGTAGTCGTAGACCAATTTGTGTGCGCCTTCTTCACCAGTGTTCTTGACGGTGAATGGTTTCTATGGCTGGCGGTATGCTGCACCGCCTTTGCGGGAATAGCTATGGATCCATCGAATCTAGAAGAAGAGCTAGAAACGCCAGCGGAGAAGGGCATCCCGTAG